The DNA segment GCGTACGCGACCGGGGTGCGCAGTCGGGTCAGCCGCTCCTCGTCGACGCCCCAGTCGGCGAGGGCGGCCGGGAGCCGGTCCACCGGCGTCCGCATCACATGGGACAGGGTCAGCGTCATCAGGCGGGGCAGCGGCGTGCGGTGCGCGGCGCGGGTGAAGAAGTCGCACACCGGGGCCCCGGCGGTCGCCAGTCCCCGGATGCGATCGTCCTCCAGCGCGTGTCGCAGGGCGAGATGCCCGCCGAAGCTCAGGCCCACGACACAGGTGCGGGAGGCGTCGGCGGCACGGCCGAGCAGGTCGAGGAGATACGTGAGCATGCGCGTGCTGTCCGATCCGTAGGTGAGGGTGTTCTCGCCGACACCCGGCAGTTCCGTGACCACGACGGCCGCGCCGAGCCGGTCGGCTCCGGCCAGCACCGGGGCCCACTGCTCTTTCGTACTGGTGACGCCGCCCAGGACGAGGATGAGCGGGAGACTGCTGCGCTGGGACAGCCCGGCGGCCCAGCAGGCGAAGCCCGCCCCGTCGAAGGGCAGATCGAGCCGGGAGATGCCGCGGACGCGTTTGCGCCAGCGGTCGAAGGCCTCCACACCGGCGTTCTGTGCCGCCTGCCGGCTCGGCCCATCGACGTACGGGAAGCGGGCCATCGTGTAGTAGCGAACCGCGTCCAGATCGCGGCCGCGTGCCTCGGCCGCCTTCGCGAGCGACGACCACTCGTGGGTCCAGACGCCGGGGCCTTCGCCCTTGGCGTCCTCATTGAAGTTCCGCATCACCCGGTGGACGACATCTCCGGGGATGCCCTGGGCGTAGGCGTGGGGAAGGGCGAACCTACGCAACTCGGCTACGGGGATCACCGGGCCGTTCCTTTCTCTTCGGGGACATGTGCCTCTTCCGGGACACGCGCCGGGACCTCGGACGCGCCGCCGGTCCCCGGCCCGTTCCCACCGCCGGTGACGAGGCGGGCGAGGCCGGCCCGCATCCGCCTGCCGAAGCCGGGGGACAGGACGAGGTCCAGCTGGGTGTCGAGGAACAGGGCGCGGAAGTGCAGGCAGGCCTCGGGTTCGGCGGATACGACTGCGGGATCGACCTGGGGCGTGATCACCGGCCCGCCACCACTTCGTACATCTGCCGGAAGGTCCTCGTCTCCAGCATGTCGACCACGGGGATGCGTCGGCCGACGAGGTTCTCCACGACGGTCACCAGCCGCAGCAGCAGCACCGAGTCCCAGTCGGGGAAGTCGTCCAGGGGGCGGTCGAGGTCCTCGGCCCGGACCTGCAGGCCGAGTTCCTCCTCCAGGAGAGTGCGGAACTCTTCGGTGTCGGCGAGGGCAGTGGTCATGCGGAGTCTCCGTCGAACGGCCCGAACGCGGCTTGCAGCCGCAGATGGGTGGGGGCAGGGGTGATGTCGCCGAGGTCGTGCCGCAAGGTGACGGCGTCGGGGTGATCCGGATCGGTGCCGGTGACGGCGAAGCCGTGCTCGGCGTAGAAGGAGGCGAACGCGGAGTTGCGGGGCGTGGGCCGATAGCGGCCCGTCACGGCGCCCGCGCCGGTGTCACGGGCGAACTCCAGCACCGCCGTCACGCAGGCGCTCTCGATGCCCCGGGAGAACACCCGGCAGCTGAGGACGAAGTTGTCGATGCGCAGCACCTCTGCGTCGTGCCGCAGGAACAGGGCGCCGACCAGGCCGTGGTCGCCGAACCGATCGCGCGCCCGCACCGCGATCACGTGCAGCCCCGGGCGCTC comes from the Streptomyces sp. NBC_00443 genome and includes:
- a CDS encoding phosphopantetheine-binding protein, with protein sequence MTTALADTEEFRTLLEEELGLQVRAEDLDRPLDDFPDWDSVLLLRLVTVVENLVGRRIPVVDMLETRTFRQMYEVVAGR
- a CDS encoding alpha/beta fold hydrolase yields the protein MIPVAELRRFALPHAYAQGIPGDVVHRVMRNFNEDAKGEGPGVWTHEWSSLAKAAEARGRDLDAVRYYTMARFPYVDGPSRQAAQNAGVEAFDRWRKRVRGISRLDLPFDGAGFACWAAGLSQRSSLPLILVLGGVTSTKEQWAPVLAGADRLGAAVVVTELPGVGENTLTYGSDSTRMLTYLLDLLGRAADASRTCVVGLSFGGHLALRHALEDDRIRGLATAGAPVCDFFTRAAHRTPLPRLMTLTLSHVMRTPVDRLPAALADWGVDEERLTRLRTPVAYAASRDDEVAPPSDVRLLEQTVPHLRLVENDALGGRPDQAAEIRLWLLSQALRMAGTASGVRRAASARARVLRARRRLARTLPGAPA